From Oncorhynchus mykiss isolate Arlee chromosome 25, USDA_OmykA_1.1, whole genome shotgun sequence, a single genomic window includes:
- the LOC110505448 gene encoding MARCKS-related protein 1-A — MGAQLSKGGVAVEGKAVADPAVAKTNGQENGHVKTNGDVSAKPDGDAAAVDGNGIAEPAKQGEMGAGDAIEAAPAAEGDAVKAEGEAAKDAKKKKKFSLKNSFKFKGISLRKTKKNSEEGKEAASPTAEDKPEENGHAAKETKEETPATEPVADAKEEATLAPESEAAAAEEAPPAEEAPAEEAATPAEVTTPAASEAEPKAE; from the exons ATGGGAGCTCAGTTGTCCAAGGGTGGAGTAGCTGTTGAGGGGAAAGCGGTCGCCGACCCGGCTGTCGCTAAAACAAATGGCCAG GAGAACGGCCATGTTAAAACCAATGGAGATGTCTCTGCCAAGCCTGATGGGGATGCAGCTGCCGTAGACGGGAATGGCATAGCCGAGCCAGCCAAACAGGGTGAGATGGGTGCTGGCGATGCCATCGAGGCCGCCCCTGCTGCTGAAGGAGATGCGGTCAAGGCCGAAGGGGAGGCCGCAAAGGAtgccaagaagaagaagaaattcTCCCTGAAGAACTCCTTCAAGTTCAAGGGCATCTCGCTGAGGAAGACCAAGAAGAATAGTGAGGAGGGCAAGGAGGCCGCCTCCCCCACGGCGGAGGACAAGCCAGAGGAGAATGGCCACGCAGCCAAGGAGACCAAAGAGGAGACGCCGGCTACCGAGCCTGTGGCAGACGCCAAGGAGGAGGCCACTCTGGCCCCAGAAAGCGAGGCCGCAGCAGCAGAGGAAGCCCCTCCAGCAGAGGAAGCCCCCGCCGAGGAGGCTGCCACCCCTGCAGAGGTCACGACTCCCGCAGCATCCGAGGCCGAGCCCAAGGCAGAGTGA